The following is a genomic window from Butyricimonas faecihominis.
CCATATCGGCCGTGAAACGAGATCCGTCATATATATTTGAAGTCTCACGATAAGGAGAATCCGTACCGGAAACGTCATGATGATCACGTCCTAAAATCACGGGAGCAGAAATTTCCCCGGTAGCAATAGCCTTGTTAAACGCCTCGGCTATCTTAATACGACCTTCAGCATCGGCATACAAGATCCGGGCTTGCGACCCAACGACCAAGTGATTCTCCATGGCAGCCTTGATCCAACGGATATTATCATCCATCTGTTGTTGGATCTCTTTCGGGGAATGTGTCTTGATTTCCTCTAACACGCGAGCTGCAATCTCATCCGTCTTCGCCAAATCCTTCGGGTCACCACTGGAACATACCCAACGGAACGGACCAAAACCGTAGTCAAAACACATCGGTCCCATAATATCCTGCACGTATGACGGGTATTTGAAATCACCGTTCGGCTTCATGATGTCAGCACCCGCACGGGAAGACTCCAACAAGAACGCATTACCGTAATCAAAGAAATAAGTATTGAAACGTGCCACGCACTTGTTAATAGCAGCCACGTGACGACGCAAAGATTCTTGTACCTTTTGTTTGAATAACTCCGGCTCCTCGGCCATCATCCGCTTGGACTCCTCGAAACTCACGCCCACGGGATAGTAACCACCAGCCCACGGGTTATGCAATGACGTCTGGTCTGATCCCAGTTCAACAGGCACATCACCCTCCGCGAAACGTTCCCACACGTCCACCACGTTCCCCTGGTAAGCAATGGAAACAGTCTCTTTCTTCTCACGAGCCACTTTCACCCGTTCCACCAGTTTATCCAAATCATCAATCACCTCATCCACCCATCCTTGAGAGTGACGGGTATGCGTGGCTTTCGGGTTAATCTCGGCTGTAATACTGATACATCCGGCAATATTCCCGGCTTTCGGCTGCGCACCTGACATACCACCTAATCCCGCGGTGATAAACAATTTTCCGGCTAATCCTTCTCCATGTTTGGAAATCTTACGCCCGGCATTCAACACGGTAATCGTGGTTCCGTGAACAATTCCCTGCGGACCGATATACATGAACGAACCTGCAGTCATCTGCCCGTACTGGGAAACACCCAAAGCGTTAAAACGTTCCCAATCATCCGGCTTGGAATAATTCGGGATCACCATACCGTTCGTAACCACGACACGCGGTGCATCCTTATGCGACGGGAACAATCCCATCGGGTGACCAGAATATAACACCAACGTCTGCTCGTCGGTCATCTCCGACAAATACTTCATTGCCAGACGATACTGTGCCCAGTTCTGGAACACCGCCCCGTTGCCCCCGTAAGTAATCAACTCGTGAGGATGTTGAGCCACGGCATAATCCAAGTTATTATTCATCATCAGCATGATACCCGCCGCTTGCAGGCTCTTGTGAGGATAATCATTGATATTATGAGCATACATCTTGTAATCCGGACGGAAACGATACATGTAAATACGCCCGTATTTCTCCAACTCCTCGGCAAACTCCGGGGCCAACACGGCATGGTGTTTCGGGTCAAAATAACGTAAAGCGTTACGTATCGCCAGTTTCTTTTCTTCTTTCGTCAGGATGTCTTTCCTTTTAGGGGCATGGTTAATCTCCGGCTCGTAAGCCTTCGGAGCCGGCAATTCTGCTGGAATCCCTTCCCTAATTGATTGTTGAAATTCTTGTAATGTCATTATATTATCTTTTACTTCATTTTATTATTGCCATTCCCCACGAATCAACTAATAATCATTAATTTAGTCTCTACTTTCCCACTTTTTAGTTTTTAACTTTTAGTTTTTAACTCACCAATCGGCTGGCTAAATTAATATTTTCAAATGAAAAAAACACTATTTTTGCCTAACAATAAAACAGAAGATGACATGAATATAAGAATAGGCGACATTGTACGATTTATATCAGACAAGCTAGAGGGTAAAGTTACCGGCATCATTGACAACAACACCGTGAACGTGTATTGTGACGAATACGGGTTCGAAATTCCCGCATCCGTGAATAACCTAGTGGTCATTCATTCCGACAGTAACACGACAAAAACGGTTTCCGCCACATCCGCATCCGGACAGAAAAACGTGGTCATGGAATCGGCCGATACCCTTTACATCGCGTTCGTCCCCGAAAATTTCAACAACTTGACAGAAAGTCGGTTCGATATTTATTTCGTGAACGATACCACTCAAACCAGTCTTTATTCCATCTCGTTTCATGACGGGGAAAAGTACACCGGGATTACGGCAGGCAACTGCAACCCGAACACGACATACCTGATCGGCAATTACTCGCTCAAAGAAATCGACACGATTAAAGCGATACACGTGCAATCCGTGTTCTATCAGAAAGGCGTTCACGTTCTGAAAAACGCCATCGACACGCAAATCAAGGTCACCCCGGTAAACTTGTGTAAAGCGGGAGCTTACAAACATACCCGCTGGTTTAATTCCACCTCGCTACTCCGACCGCTGGACAAAGAATCCATCGTCAAAGAAGAAGGCTTGGAAACCATTCCGGAACAATTTTTACAAAAAACGCCTCATAAAACGGAAGACACGTCCCACAAGGAAACTCCCAAACAATCCAATAGCAACATCATCGAGATCGACTTGCACATTGACAAGCTACTCGACGACACGACAGGCATGGAAAACAAGGATATGCTGGACTACCAGATGGACGTGTTCCATAAAACACTGGAACAATACAAACTCCGCCGGGGCCAAAAGATCGTGTTCATACACGGCAAAGGAGACGGGGTATTAAGGCAACGTATCCTCTGGGAACTTCAAACCAAATACAAACGTTTCAACCATCAGGACGCCTCTTTCAAGCAATATGGTTACGGGGCCACGATGGTCACGATAAAATAATCAAAGATTAAAGGAATACCCCACGGAACAGACCCAATTTTTCCCGTAAGGAGAATACTTATCCTGTATCACGTCATAATAAAACATCACGGAGATAGAGCCTGTTCCGGTGGGAATAACTCCACCTCCCCCCACTAGCATCGTGGGGACATAACGGAAGTCAATCTTCTTCTCATACGATTTTCCCCAACTTCCCTTCAGTTCCGGCTGGATTTGGAGGGCAATATACCGCACCGGGTTCACCCGCCCGAACACGTTTACCCCGAGATAATTCATATCATAACGATTGGAAGAATGGTGATAATTGTAACTTACCCCTCCTCCCGCCGAGAAGAACTCGTTCCAACGATACCCGATCTGGGGAGAAACATCGATACTGGTATAATCCCCGAAGGACATCCCGCAAGAACCGCTTAATGTCCATTTTCCCGTTTTCCGGGACACGGACGATTTCAAAGGGACACTCTTTTTCACGGGAGCTTTCACCACTTGGCGTTTTGCCCCGGATTTATAGATCGTGTCCAATCGAAAACCATTACGATTTTCCTGAGCCTCCACCCTCCCGAAAGAGGCTGTTACAAACAGAATCAAAACCAACCAGAATCTCGTCATCATTCATCATTTTAATGGGAAAAAGCTGTTCAAAGACACCTTCAAACAGCTTTTTTATTTCAAAAAGTTCTCTTCGAGAGAAAATCACTTACGCATGTAATTCTCCGATGTAACGTTCCGCATCAATAGCAGCACGGCAACCGGTTCCGGCAGCAGCAATTCCCTGACGATAAGTCGGGTCCATCACGTCTCCTGCGGCAAACACACCCGGTACATTCGTCTTGCAAGACTTACCTTCGGTAATGATATACCCTTGCTCGTCGACTTCGATATATTTTTTGAACACTTCTGTATTCGGAGTATGCCCGATAGCCAGGAAGAACCCGTCAATCTTGATTTCCTTGGTTGCCTCTTCCGGGGTCCCCTTCTTGTACACCAAACGAGCGCCCTCAACTCCCATGTCTGACCCAAACAATTCCAACGTGTTATGCTCGAACAATACTTCAATGTTTTCCGTTCTGAACACACGTTCCTGCATAGCCTTCGATGCTCTCAAATAGTTCTTACGAACAATCAAATATACTTTACGACACAACCCGGCCAAATAAGTAGCCTCCTCGCAAGCGGTATCTCCACCACCTACAACAGCCACGTCTTTTCCGCGATAGAAGAATCCGTCGCAAGTTGCACAAGCACTAACACCAGCCCCGCGGAATGCCTCTTCTGAAGGCAAACCCAAGTACTTGGCAGTTGCACCCGTTGCAATAATCACGGCATCCGCCTCGATCACCTTCTCCCCGTCGATCGTAACCTTATGAGGATGACCGGAAAAGTCAACATCCGTCGCGATCCCGAAACGAATATCCGTTCCGAAACGTTCCGCTTGCTTTCTCATATCTTCCATCATCACCGGACCGGTCACGCCTTCCGGGTATCCCGGGAAGTTTTCCACTTCCGTGGTCGTGGTCAACTGACCACCCATTTGCATTCCCGTGTACAACACCGGATTCAAATTAGCTCTCGATGCGTATATCGCTGCCGTATACCCGGCAGGCCCTGATCCTATAATCAAGCATTTAACTCTTTCTATAGCATTTTCTGTTGACATAGACAATTCCTTTCTTTTAATTTACAATACAATTTCACGTAATGGATTGCAAAGTTACCTAAAAAAATGGTTTATCCAATTTTTTTACCCCATATCCCCGTATTCTCATTCCCCAAACCCATGAAAACCTGCAATCTAAGCCAAAAAGCACAAACAATCATCAGATTTTTCTCTCAACTCCTTGTTTCATTCCAAATTTTTTTACTACATTTGCATCCGCATTTCGGGATGTAGCTCAGCCCGGTAGAGTCCACGTCTGGGGGGCGTGTTGTCGCAGGTTCAAATCCTGTCATCCCGACTACTGAGTATCAAACAATTAGAGAGGTTAAAACAACCTCTCTTTTTTATTGCGATTACATTTTTATTATACTTTTTGGGTTAACGTGAAAAATTAGGGGCTAACGTGAGCCAATACCATCTAACAAATAAAACTCCTATGGTATTTAGTATTAGGTCAAAAATCTTTTTAAAAGCTGCTCCTCTTTTATATGATATTCTTTAGTTCTCTCTAATAATGGATCATACTCAATCGAAAATAACCAATATTTTCCAAATAACTGCCCCCTTTTTCTCATCTTCAATTTTAAGTCCTCGATTTTTCATCAGGACAACATGACCTTCAAGGCATAATATACTTCAGAGATAAAAAACGACCTGCCAATTTAGGCATTGTTTTACAACAACTAGGCCCGGCAGGTTCTACATTACAAGTGTACTACAATTTTACTTACAATCAAAATGCTTAGTAAAAAAAATAATTCAACCACGAAATTCAAGCTCACCTAAAAAATTAGATCAACCTTCTATTCTTCAATATGCCAATTTTTATCCCCTTCTCAAGCATAAATAATGGTATCAAGAGCATCATACAATTAGAAAAATCATTCTGTCCATTCACAAATTCAAAGTTATTTCACCTAATTTCTTGTTTTTATCCAGAAATAATCCTACCTTGTGAATACGTTTGTTATAAATGGGGATTTTCCCTACATGTCTTATTTTTTAATTTTATCACTATGAAAAGACTATTATTTCTTAGTTTATTCGTGTGTGCAATCACGTGTTTCGCATTCACGAATGCAGCAGCTCCAGAAGTTCAACGAACAATCAGCGGAACGGTTTATGACCTATCGTCACATCAACCGTTAGAAGGAATCTACATCCAGCAAATCAACGGAACTTCATCTAGTTCAACAAAAACGGATGTTTCCGGTCATTTCTCCATTACCGTGAAAAATTCAAGTCAAACAGCAACTCTCAAATTCTCAGACCCAGATTATGGGGATTACTCTACCCGAACAGAAGACTTTGACTTAAGTAAAGACAACACGAACGTGTCTGTCTACATGCAATAAACAACTATTGCAAGATACAAAAAACTGGAAAGGATACCCTAGCGTATCCTTTTCATATATGTACAAAAGAGAGTAGCCGGGAAGTACGTTTGTTATATATGCTTACTTATTCAAAATCACTATGATTTTACAAGAAAACATAGCCCGACTACTCTATACACAAAGATAATTCACACTCTTGAAAAGAGCAACTTTATCCAATCACTTTCATGTGCAAAATAAACAAAAGTATCCCAAATTCACAACACAAAAGCATCTATATTGAAGTCACCTCACGATCACGATGAAAATTGAATCAAGGTCACAAAAATGTCCCTCGTTAGAAATTCGCATATCTATCACGTAACGTCCGACAGGAACCGTGTGATTCCAAGGTAATTCTACTCGTCCACGCCCAAACATTCGAAATTGTGCAACAGCTTCGGGGTGTTCACTCCGGACATTCCGAATCGTGTACTTCACCGGGTTTGTTCCCTCCACTCCCTCCATCTCCCCGGATTGCCAAGGTATTTTAAATTTGATCTGATAAGCATCATCATCCGGGTCAAGCCCGGCTTTCACGATCATGGAATCCGGCGCATAAGCAGCATGACGAATATCTAGAAAACCCACCGTTCTATCTTGACATCCCGTCTGTAACATCCCGATTAAAAGCAAACAATTCGCTATCCAATACATTCTTTTCATATCTTCAAATTATTACAATTCAGTAAATTCATACGTGTAACTCAACGAATGTACCACGCCATTCGTCATTTCAATATCCGCAGAGGCAACCATAGCAATATGACCACTCAAGACAGCATGGAAGAACAAGCTTTCCGGACCAATATCCGGTATCCCGTTATACGGGGTTAGTGTCCTATACACCCTTAATTCGACACCCCCGATTGTTGTCACCATCGTACCTCCTGTAAGCGTTCCTTTCACCTCGTAATCAAAATCCTCTTTCATCATCCGCCTATCCAGTACATGTGCCAACAACATCTCCCGACATAACTCCGCAGGCACCTCCTTCACGGAAGAGT
Proteins encoded in this region:
- a CDS encoding carboxypeptidase regulatory-like domain-containing protein, with the protein product MKRLLFLSLFVCAITCFAFTNAAAPEVQRTISGTVYDLSSHQPLEGIYIQQINGTSSSSTKTDVSGHFSITVKNSSQTATLKFSDPDYGDYSTRTEDFDLSKDNTNVSVYMQ
- the trxB gene encoding thioredoxin-disulfide reductase, which encodes MSTENAIERVKCLIIGSGPAGYTAAIYASRANLNPVLYTGMQMGGQLTTTTEVENFPGYPEGVTGPVMMEDMRKQAERFGTDIRFGIATDVDFSGHPHKVTIDGEKVIEADAVIIATGATAKYLGLPSEEAFRGAGVSACATCDGFFYRGKDVAVVGGGDTACEEATYLAGLCRKVYLIVRKNYLRASKAMQERVFRTENIEVLFEHNTLELFGSDMGVEGARLVYKKGTPEEATKEIKIDGFFLAIGHTPNTEVFKKYIEVDEQGYIITEGKSCKTNVPGVFAAGDVMDPTYRQGIAAAGTGCRAAIDAERYIGELHA
- a CDS encoding DUF2027 domain-containing protein, producing MNIRIGDIVRFISDKLEGKVTGIIDNNTVNVYCDEYGFEIPASVNNLVVIHSDSNTTKTVSATSASGQKNVVMESADTLYIAFVPENFNNLTESRFDIYFVNDTTQTSLYSISFHDGEKYTGITAGNCNPNTTYLIGNYSLKEIDTIKAIHVQSVFYQKGVHVLKNAIDTQIKVTPVNLCKAGAYKHTRWFNSTSLLRPLDKESIVKEEGLETIPEQFLQKTPHKTEDTSHKETPKQSNSNIIEIDLHIDKLLDDTTGMENKDMLDYQMDVFHKTLEQYKLRRGQKIVFIHGKGDGVLRQRILWELQTKYKRFNHQDASFKQYGYGATMVTIK
- a CDS encoding fasciclin domain-containing protein; translated protein: MMKIFYVFLVLWVVFTGCDNDFYHDSGLADGKHDCTVWEYLQTDHYNWDSVIVMIEHAGLKDVFDGTNPGFQQITFFAPTNLSINQFLFKTTDEAGEMVYSSVKEVPAELCREMLLAHVLDRRMMKEDFDYEVKGTLTGGTMVTTIGGVELRVYRTLTPYNGIPDIGPESLFFHAVLSGHIAMVASADIEMTNGVVHSLSYTYEFTEL
- a CDS encoding urocanate hydratase, with protein sequence MTLQEFQQSIREGIPAELPAPKAYEPEINHAPKRKDILTKEEKKLAIRNALRYFDPKHHAVLAPEFAEELEKYGRIYMYRFRPDYKMYAHNINDYPHKSLQAAGIMLMMNNNLDYAVAQHPHELITYGGNGAVFQNWAQYRLAMKYLSEMTDEQTLVLYSGHPMGLFPSHKDAPRVVVTNGMVIPNYSKPDDWERFNALGVSQYGQMTAGSFMYIGPQGIVHGTTITVLNAGRKISKHGEGLAGKLFITAGLGGMSGAQPKAGNIAGCISITAEINPKATHTRHSQGWVDEVIDDLDKLVERVKVAREKKETVSIAYQGNVVDVWERFAEGDVPVELGSDQTSLHNPWAGGYYPVGVSFEESKRMMAEEPELFKQKVQESLRRHVAAINKCVARFNTYFFDYGNAFLLESSRAGADIMKPNGDFKYPSYVQDIMGPMCFDYGFGPFRWVCSSGDPKDLAKTDEIAARVLEEIKTHSPKEIQQQMDDNIRWIKAAMENHLVVGSQARILYADAEGRIKIAEAFNKAIATGEISAPVILGRDHHDVSGTDSPYRETSNIYDGSRFTADMAIQNVIGDSFRGATWVSIHNGGGVGWGEVINGGFGMMLDGSADSDRRLKNMLFWDVNNGISRRSWARNEGAVFAIKRAMEANPNLKVTLPNFADDQLIESLF